GGTCCTGTCGACCCGGTGGGCGGCAGCAGGCTGATGGACACGCGAGCGGTCGGCCAGCTCCTGCAGCTGTCGCATCTGGGCGTAGGCCATCTCGATCGTGTACACGGGGAAGCTCACTCCTGAAATTTTGAAGGATCATCGTTGATCGTGTGAAAGATTCACAGGGGATTTTCCCTGTGTGCCTTAGATTCTATACGTAAACTTGCGAGATCGCTGAACAATGGAAGGTCCAGGCATATGGACGCGGTGGACAGGCAGCTCATCCAGGCGCTCAGGGAGAACGGCAGGGCCTCGTACGCGGAGCTCGGCCGGCTCGTCGGGCTCTCCGGGCCCTCCGTCACCGACCGCATCAACCGCCTCGAGGCGGCGGGTGTCATCACCGGCTACCGCGCCACCGTCGACGCCAAGTCGCTCGGTCTCGGTGTCACGGCCCTGATCGGCCTCTCGCTCTCCGACGCGGCCGACCACGAGGACGTGGCGCGCCGGCTGAAGGACCTCGCCGAGATCGAGGACCTGTGGTTCATCGCGGGCGACGACTCGTACATGCTCAAGGTGCGGGCGAACGACGTGGACGGTCTGGAGAAGACCATCCGCCGGCTGAGCGGCACCAGGGGCGTGTCGCGCACGCGCACCACGATCGTGCTCTCCACCAAGTGGGAGAACCGGGTCGGAGATCTGCCGGACGAGGGCTGACGCGGAGCGTCAACGGGGGTGCCCCCGCCTGCGAAGTGCGGGGGAGTAACGTGGTGGAGCCTGTTGTACGGAGACATTTGGGAGGCGGCCACGTGACCGCATCGATCAACGATGTAGGACTCAAGCGCGAGCTGGAGCAGAAGGTCCGGGCCGGGGAGCGGCTGACCCGCGAGGACGGCATCGCCCTCTACGAGTCGGACGACCTGGCGTGGCTCGGCGGCCTCGCGCACGAGGTGCGGACGCGCAAGAACGGTGACGTCGTCCACTTCAACGTCAACCGCCACCTCAACATGACCAACGTGTGCACCGCGTCGTGCGCGTACTGCTCGTTCCAGCGCAAGCCGGGCGAGAAGGACGCGTACACCATGCGCATCGAGGAGGCCGTCCGCCTCGCCAAGACGATGGAGGGCGAGAACCTCACCGAGCTGCACATCGTCAACGGGCTCCACCCCAACCTGCCGTGGCGCTACTACCCGCGCTCGCTCAGCGAGCTCAAGAAGGCCCTCCCGAACGTCTCCCTGAAGGCCTTCACCGCCACCGAGATCCACCACTTCGAGACCATCTCCGGGCTGTCGGCCTCCGAGATCCTCGACGAGCTCATCGACGCCGGTCTGGAGTCGCTCACCGGCGGCGGCGCCGAGATCTTCGACTGGGAGGTCCGGCAGCACATCGTCGACCACCGCACCCACTGGGAGGACTGGTCGCGCATCCACCGCCTCGCGCACTCCAAGGGCCTCAAGACCCCCAGCACGATGCTGTACGGGCACATCGAGGAGCCCCGCCACCGCGTCGACCACGTGCTGAGGCTGCGTGAACTTCAGGACGAGACCGGCGGCTTCCAGGTCTTCATCCCGCTGCGCTACCAGCACGACTTCGTGGACATGAAGGACGGCAAGGTCCGCAACCGCCTCCAGGCGCGTACGACCATGGCCACCGGCGCCGAGGCGCTGAAGACCTTCGCGGTCTCCCGGCTGCTGTTCGACAACGTCCCGCACGTCAAGGTCTTCTGGGTGATGCACGGAGTGCAGACCGCTCAGCTCGCGCTGCAGCACGGCGCCGACGACATGGACGGCTCGGTCGTCGAGTACAAGATCACGCACGACGCGGACAACTACGGCACGCCGAACAAGCTGACCCGTGACGATCTGCTCGACCTGATCCGCGACGCCGGCTTCCGCCCGGTGGAGCGGAACACCCGCTACGAGATCATCCGCGAGTACCCGGGCCCGGACGCCGACCGCCGTGAGTCGCCGCAGCCCATGCGCGTCTGAACCCGGCCGCCATGCCCCTCGTCTTCCAGCTCGACCCGCCCGGCGGCCCCGCCCTGCGTGACGGCGTCCTGGCCCTCTGGGCCGATGTCTCCAACGCGGGCGGCGCCGTCGGGTTCGTGCCGCCCGTGACGACCGAGGAGATACGGCCCGAGTGGCGCAAGCACCTGCGGGCCATGGCGGAGCGCCGCACCCGCCTCCTCGTCGGGTACGACGAGGACGGCGC
The Streptomyces lunaelactis genome window above contains:
- a CDS encoding Lrp/AsnC family transcriptional regulator, giving the protein MDAVDRQLIQALRENGRASYAELGRLVGLSGPSVTDRINRLEAAGVITGYRATVDAKSLGLGVTALIGLSLSDAADHEDVARRLKDLAEIEDLWFIAGDDSYMLKVRANDVDGLEKTIRRLSGTRGVSRTRTTIVLSTKWENRVGDLPDEG
- the mqnE gene encoding aminofutalosine synthase MqnE, which translates into the protein MNDVGLKRELEQKVRAGERLTREDGIALYESDDLAWLGGLAHEVRTRKNGDVVHFNVNRHLNMTNVCTASCAYCSFQRKPGEKDAYTMRIEEAVRLAKTMEGENLTELHIVNGLHPNLPWRYYPRSLSELKKALPNVSLKAFTATEIHHFETISGLSASEILDELIDAGLESLTGGGAEIFDWEVRQHIVDHRTHWEDWSRIHRLAHSKGLKTPSTMLYGHIEEPRHRVDHVLRLRELQDETGGFQVFIPLRYQHDFVDMKDGKVRNRLQARTTMATGAEALKTFAVSRLLFDNVPHVKVFWVMHGVQTAQLALQHGADDMDGSVVEYKITHDADNYGTPNKLTRDDLLDLIRDAGFRPVERNTRYEIIREYPGPDADRRESPQPMRV